A single window of Streptomyces cathayae DNA harbors:
- a CDS encoding extracellular solute-binding protein, with translation MTPNAASTSSGPSRRSFLASTAVATAAVAGGMPLLAACGGSDGGSRDGTTSGKDAKKLLPTYVASDVVTPDIPSRNGSAVGFTGKLDLAGLVTSVPEKLGKGSKVTVMSPFWGSPPKGGNAYYRAMNDLIGVDVVWQNQDGNTYDQKLGAVLASSDVPDVVVVPGWNMTGKIPSAVIGKFADLGPYLSGDAVKEYPNLAAIPTDAWQRSIFGGKLRGLPMPSSYVTGIVPLYRQDIFEQEGYEVPRSCDEFMALAKDATNARAKRWACLDMKWTAFNAFGVLSGEEKSLGWNQVDGKLRYRIESNEYLEALEWTRKLFAAGVVHPDAELGKSNATDPGPKFAAGEFLIYNQDSSQWWSRTAEQAGQNPEFKIWGMDIFGHDGGDPTLWAKNPAGIFAFVNKKASKAVIRDVLALANVTAAPYGTKEYMLTNYGVEGTHYAVEDGVPTKTDQGNVDVMNAYVMIASPAATIAHPDFPEVAKGQVEWQQRMGAFTRKSAFYGMQITEPSRWTNLSNDFEQLEDDIIRGRKKIGDMQQAVSDWKSKGGDKLRDWYRKILDENGPAAG, from the coding sequence ATGACGCCGAACGCCGCCTCCACCTCCTCCGGGCCCAGCCGGAGAAGCTTCCTCGCCTCCACCGCGGTCGCCACCGCGGCGGTGGCGGGGGGCATGCCGCTGCTCGCCGCGTGCGGCGGTTCGGACGGAGGCTCGCGGGACGGCACCACCTCGGGCAAGGACGCCAAGAAGCTACTGCCGACCTACGTGGCGAGCGACGTGGTCACCCCCGACATCCCCAGCAGGAACGGCTCCGCGGTCGGCTTCACCGGCAAGCTCGACCTCGCCGGTCTGGTGACCTCGGTGCCCGAGAAGCTCGGCAAGGGCAGCAAGGTCACCGTCATGTCGCCGTTCTGGGGCTCACCGCCCAAAGGCGGCAACGCCTACTACCGGGCGATGAACGACCTCATCGGCGTCGACGTGGTCTGGCAGAACCAGGACGGCAACACCTACGACCAGAAGCTCGGCGCGGTCCTCGCCTCCAGTGACGTGCCCGACGTGGTGGTCGTGCCCGGCTGGAACATGACGGGCAAGATCCCCAGCGCCGTCATCGGCAAGTTCGCCGACCTCGGCCCGTACCTCTCCGGCGACGCGGTCAAGGAGTACCCGAACCTCGCGGCGATCCCCACCGACGCCTGGCAGCGGTCCATCTTCGGCGGCAAGCTGCGCGGCCTGCCCATGCCGTCCTCGTACGTCACCGGCATCGTGCCGCTCTACCGCCAGGACATCTTCGAGCAGGAGGGGTACGAAGTCCCCCGATCCTGCGACGAGTTCATGGCACTGGCCAAGGACGCAACGAACGCCAGGGCCAAGCGCTGGGCCTGCCTGGACATGAAGTGGACCGCCTTCAACGCCTTCGGCGTCCTCTCCGGAGAGGAGAAGTCGCTCGGCTGGAACCAGGTCGACGGCAAGCTGCGCTACCGCATAGAGAGCAACGAGTACCTCGAAGCCCTGGAGTGGACGCGCAAGCTGTTCGCGGCCGGCGTCGTGCACCCCGACGCCGAACTGGGCAAGAGCAACGCGACCGACCCCGGACCCAAGTTCGCCGCCGGCGAGTTCCTGATCTACAACCAGGACTCCTCGCAGTGGTGGAGCCGCACCGCCGAACAGGCCGGCCAGAACCCGGAGTTCAAGATCTGGGGGATGGACATATTCGGCCATGACGGCGGCGACCCCACCCTGTGGGCCAAGAACCCGGCCGGCATCTTCGCCTTCGTCAACAAGAAGGCGTCCAAGGCGGTGATCCGCGACGTGCTGGCCCTCGCCAACGTCACCGCCGCGCCCTACGGCACCAAGGAGTACATGCTCACCAACTACGGCGTGGAGGGCACCCACTACGCCGTCGAGGACGGCGTGCCCACCAAGACCGACCAGGGCAACGTCGACGTGATGAACGCCTACGTGATGATCGCGAGCCCCGCCGCGACCATCGCCCACCCCGACTTCCCCGAGGTCGCCAAGGGCCAGGTCGAGTGGCAGCAGCGGATGGGCGCGTTCACCAGGAAGTCGGCCTTCTACGGCATGCAGATCACCGAACCCTCCCGCTGGACCAACCTCTCCAACGACTTCGAGCAGTTGGAGGACGACATCATCCGGGGCCGCAAGAAGATCGGGGACATGCAGCAGGCCGTCTCCGACTGGAAGAGCAAGGGCGGGGACAAGCTGCGCGACTGGTACCGGAAGATCCTCGACGAGAACGGCCCGGCGGCCGGCTGA
- a CDS encoding glycoside hydrolase family 3 C-terminal domain-containing protein, which produces MTAHTPPTPPFRDPLLPFAKRVDDLLSRLTPDERIKALHQFTPAVGRLGVAAFRTGQEALHGVAWMGPATVFPQAVGLGATWNPGLVRRVGEAVSREARAMRARDERVGLNVWAPTVNLLRHPLWGRNEEGYSEDPRLTSAIATAYTRGLRGDHPLYWRTAPVLKHWLAHNNETDRDTTSSSVRPRVLHEYDLRAFRDTVEAGAVAGVMPAYNLVNGRPNHVSPYLREQLRTWTDEELLVCSDAGAPSNLVDSEHYFDTHEEAVAASLRAGVDSFTDHGTDSSVIVGRLESALRKGLLTEADIDTAVRRQLSVRFRLGEFDQDPPAEEHAFDTPEHRALAQEAAEQAVVLLKNDGLLPLAPASTRIAVVGLLADECKLDWYSGALLHRSTPLEGLYERFGAERVEFAEGVDRVLLRTSAGTFLHVPPAPDTPDAAPGAEGALDPALLAGRTDLAPLTAGPDGTELALVDWGEGLLTLRAPDGRYLSVAEDGYLRASADQPGGWIVRETFRLEPHGDGHLLRHMGTGRHVLVAADGVKVAAPDTADEPGPEAFGEVSGEVSGEVFGLIVTEHGEETVARAAARADAVVVVAGNDPHINGRETEDRTTLRLPAQQELLLRAARAANENTVLALVSSSPYAVDPTDLPAVLWTAHGGQAAGTALARVLAGDVSPAGRLPQTWYADDADLPGLLDYDVIGSRQTYLYFEGTPLFPFGHGLSYAAFAYGGLTARVGPEAVRVSFTVTHTGAVPADEVAQLYTRAVDPSVPRPRRELVAHRRLTLAPGETAEAAFDVPLSAFAFWDVAVGRWRVEPGRYELLAGASSADVRQRTVLTLGGEPGVPRPVLERGLDAADFDEQSGTEIVDRTRESGDSVTPVAGKPGELLFRRCDFGSGVTEVTVEVSGGGTVELSLDGGPVLATLSPQAPTSGPYDYVTLGASVDGVHGVQDLRLGLRGPLRLARVGFLPG; this is translated from the coding sequence GTGACCGCACACACGCCGCCCACCCCGCCCTTCCGTGATCCGCTGCTGCCGTTCGCGAAGCGCGTCGACGACCTGCTGTCGCGGCTCACCCCCGACGAGAGGATCAAAGCCCTGCACCAGTTCACGCCCGCCGTCGGGCGCCTGGGCGTCGCCGCCTTCCGCACCGGCCAGGAGGCGTTGCACGGCGTCGCCTGGATGGGTCCGGCGACGGTGTTCCCGCAGGCGGTCGGGTTGGGTGCGACCTGGAACCCCGGGCTGGTGCGCCGGGTGGGCGAGGCGGTGTCCCGGGAGGCCCGCGCGATGCGCGCCCGGGACGAGCGGGTCGGCCTCAACGTCTGGGCCCCGACCGTCAACCTGCTGCGCCACCCCCTGTGGGGCCGCAACGAGGAGGGCTACTCGGAGGATCCCCGGCTCACCTCGGCGATCGCCACCGCCTACACCCGCGGCCTGCGCGGCGACCATCCGCTGTACTGGCGCACGGCCCCGGTGCTCAAGCACTGGCTCGCGCACAACAACGAGACGGACCGGGACACCACCTCCAGCTCGGTCCGCCCGCGCGTGCTGCACGAGTACGACCTGCGCGCCTTCCGCGACACCGTCGAGGCGGGCGCGGTGGCCGGGGTGATGCCGGCCTACAACCTGGTCAACGGCCGCCCGAACCACGTCTCGCCGTATCTGCGCGAGCAGTTGCGCACCTGGACCGACGAGGAACTGCTGGTCTGCTCCGACGCCGGCGCTCCCTCCAACCTGGTGGACTCCGAGCACTACTTCGACACCCACGAGGAGGCCGTCGCGGCCTCGCTGCGGGCCGGCGTGGACAGTTTCACCGACCACGGCACGGACAGCTCGGTCATCGTGGGGCGCCTCGAGTCGGCCCTGCGGAAAGGGCTGTTGACGGAGGCCGACATCGACACCGCGGTTCGCCGGCAGCTCTCGGTACGTTTCCGGCTCGGCGAGTTCGACCAGGACCCGCCCGCCGAGGAGCACGCCTTCGACACCCCGGAGCACCGGGCCCTGGCGCAGGAGGCCGCCGAGCAGGCGGTCGTCCTGCTCAAGAACGACGGTCTGCTGCCGCTGGCTCCGGCGAGCACCCGTATCGCCGTCGTCGGCCTGCTCGCGGACGAGTGCAAGCTCGACTGGTACAGCGGCGCCCTCCTGCACCGCTCCACTCCGCTGGAGGGGCTCTACGAGCGGTTCGGCGCCGAGCGGGTGGAGTTCGCGGAGGGCGTGGACCGGGTGCTGCTGCGGACGTCCGCCGGCACGTTCCTGCACGTCCCGCCGGCGCCCGACACCCCCGACGCGGCACCCGGCGCCGAGGGCGCGCTGGACCCGGCGCTGCTCGCGGGCCGCACCGACCTGGCCCCGCTCACCGCCGGCCCGGACGGCACCGAACTCGCCCTGGTCGACTGGGGCGAGGGCCTGCTGACCCTGCGCGCCCCCGACGGCCGGTACCTCTCGGTCGCCGAGGACGGCTACCTCCGCGCCTCCGCCGACCAGCCGGGCGGCTGGATCGTGCGGGAGACGTTCCGGCTGGAACCGCACGGTGACGGTCACCTCCTCAGGCACATGGGAACGGGACGCCATGTGCTGGTCGCCGCCGACGGCGTGAAGGTTGCCGCACCGGACACGGCCGACGAGCCGGGCCCCGAGGCCTTCGGGGAGGTCTCCGGGGAGGTCTCCGGGGAGGTCTTCGGGCTGATCGTCACCGAGCACGGCGAGGAGACGGTGGCGCGGGCCGCGGCACGGGCCGACGCGGTCGTGGTGGTCGCCGGCAACGATCCGCACATCAACGGCCGGGAGACCGAGGACCGTACGACGCTCCGGCTGCCCGCCCAGCAGGAGCTGCTGCTGCGCGCGGCCCGCGCCGCCAACGAGAACACGGTGCTGGCGCTGGTCTCCTCCTCCCCCTACGCGGTCGATCCGACGGACCTGCCGGCGGTGCTCTGGACCGCGCACGGCGGTCAGGCCGCGGGCACCGCGCTGGCCCGCGTGCTCGCCGGTGACGTCTCCCCCGCCGGCCGGCTGCCGCAGACCTGGTACGCCGACGACGCCGATCTGCCCGGCCTCCTCGACTACGACGTGATCGGCTCCCGCCAGACCTATCTGTACTTCGAGGGCACGCCGCTCTTCCCCTTCGGCCACGGCCTCTCCTACGCGGCCTTCGCCTACGGCGGGTTGACGGCCCGGGTCGGGCCGGAGGCGGTGCGCGTCTCCTTCACGGTCACCCACACCGGTGCCGTCCCGGCCGACGAGGTGGCCCAGCTCTACACGCGGGCCGTGGACCCCTCGGTGCCGCGTCCGCGCCGCGAGCTGGTGGCCCACCGGCGGCTGACCCTCGCACCCGGCGAGACGGCCGAGGCGGCCTTCGACGTCCCCCTGTCCGCCTTCGCGTTCTGGGACGTCGCGGTGGGCCGGTGGCGGGTGGAGCCGGGCCGGTACGAGCTGCTGGCCGGCGCCTCCAGTGCGGACGTCCGGCAGCGGACCGTCCTCACCCTCGGCGGCGAACCCGGCGTCCCCCGCCCGGTCCTCGAACGCGGCCTGGACGCGGCGGACTTCGACGAGCAGAGCGGCACCGAGATCGTCGACCGGACCAGGGAGTCGGGCGACTCGGTGACCCCGGTGGCCGGGAAGCCGGGCGAACTGCTCTTCCGCCGCTGCGACTTCGGGAGCGGAGTGACGGAGGTGACCGTCGAAGTGTCCGGCGGGGGCACCGTCGAACTGTCCCTCGACGGCGGCCCGGTGCTCGCCACCCTGTCCCCACAGGCCCCGACGTCCGGCCCGTACGACTACGTCACGCTCGGCGCGTCCGTCGACGGCGTGCACGGCGTACAGGACCTGCGCCTGGGACTGCGCGGCCCGCTGCGGCTCGCGCGGGTCGGCTTCCTCCCCGGTTGA
- a CDS encoding aldehyde dehydrogenase family protein produces the protein MPKEESAATHAFWLAGRQATGEAAFDVTSPWDGRVVGTVSVPSDAQVEEAVAAAYAVRDEFAATPAHVRAAALDHVSRRLVERTEEIARLISAENGKPIKWARGEVGRAVSVFRFAAEEARRFNGGEAQRLDTDAGGQGRLAFTRRFPKGVVLGIAPFNFPLNLCAHKIAPAIAAGAPIVLKPAPATPLSGLILGELLAETELPAGSWSILPVPNDRMPALVQDERLPVISFTGSEQVGYAIMDSVPRKHCTLELGGNGAAVVLADWASDEDLDWAASRIATFSNYQGGQSCISVQRVIVDASVHDRLLPRIVAAVEAQVTGDPADDATDVGPLVSQAAAERVEAWVQEAVDAGATLLTGGKRDGASYAPTVLTDVPADVTISCEEVFGPVLTVQKVDGEAAAFAAVNDSRYGLQAGVFTHDLQTAFRAHRALEVGGVVVGDVPSYRADQMPYGGAKQSGVGREGVRFAMDDYTYERVMVLTGLAL, from the coding sequence ATGCCAAAGGAAGAATCGGCAGCCACCCACGCCTTCTGGCTCGCCGGCCGCCAGGCCACCGGCGAGGCCGCCTTCGACGTCACCTCGCCGTGGGACGGCCGGGTCGTCGGCACCGTGAGCGTGCCGTCCGACGCCCAGGTCGAGGAGGCCGTGGCCGCCGCGTACGCCGTACGGGACGAGTTCGCCGCCACCCCCGCCCATGTCCGCGCCGCCGCCCTCGACCACGTCAGCCGGCGGCTCGTGGAGCGCACCGAGGAGATCGCCCGGCTGATCTCCGCCGAGAACGGCAAGCCGATCAAGTGGGCGCGCGGCGAGGTCGGCCGGGCCGTGTCCGTGTTCCGGTTCGCCGCCGAGGAGGCCCGCCGGTTCAACGGCGGCGAGGCCCAGCGGCTCGACACCGACGCCGGCGGCCAGGGGCGGCTCGCCTTCACCCGGCGGTTCCCCAAGGGCGTCGTGCTGGGCATCGCGCCGTTCAACTTCCCGCTGAACCTGTGCGCCCACAAGATCGCCCCGGCCATCGCCGCCGGTGCGCCGATCGTCCTCAAGCCCGCCCCGGCGACCCCGCTGTCCGGGCTGATCCTCGGTGAGCTGCTCGCCGAGACCGAGCTGCCGGCCGGTTCCTGGAGCATCCTCCCGGTCCCCAACGACCGTATGCCCGCCCTCGTGCAGGACGAGCGGCTGCCGGTGATCTCCTTCACCGGTTCCGAGCAGGTCGGCTACGCGATCATGGACTCGGTGCCGCGCAAGCACTGCACCCTGGAGCTCGGCGGCAACGGCGCGGCCGTCGTCCTCGCCGACTGGGCGAGCGACGAGGACCTGGATTGGGCGGCGAGCCGCATCGCCACCTTCTCCAACTACCAGGGCGGCCAGTCCTGCATCTCCGTGCAGCGGGTCATCGTGGACGCCTCCGTCCACGACCGGCTGCTGCCGCGCATCGTCGCCGCCGTGGAGGCCCAGGTCACCGGCGACCCGGCCGACGACGCCACCGACGTCGGCCCGCTGGTCAGCCAGGCCGCCGCCGAGCGCGTCGAGGCGTGGGTGCAGGAGGCCGTCGACGCCGGCGCCACCCTGCTCACCGGGGGCAAGCGCGACGGCGCCTCCTACGCGCCGACCGTGCTCACCGACGTCCCGGCCGATGTGACGATCTCCTGCGAGGAGGTCTTCGGACCCGTCCTGACCGTGCAGAAGGTGGACGGCGAGGCCGCGGCCTTCGCCGCCGTCAACGACTCCAGGTACGGCCTGCAGGCAGGGGTGTTCACCCACGACCTGCAGACCGCCTTCCGGGCCCACCGCGCCCTGGAGGTCGGCGGCGTGGTCGTCGGCGACGTGCCCTCCTACCGTGCCGACCAGATGCCGTACGGCGGCGCCAAGCAGTCCGGTGTGGGCCGCGAGGGCGTGCGGTTCGCGATGGACGACTACACCTACGAGCGGGTGATGGTGCTGACCGGCCTCGCCCTCTGA
- a CDS encoding PucR family transcriptional regulator, with protein MPPTLASLVHHSTLKLTVRAGEDSLDVPVRWAHASELADPVPYMEGGELLLITALKLDAEDPAAMRRYVKRLVGAGVVGLGFAVGVHYEDIPEALVEAAREEGLPLLEVPRRTPFLAISKAVSAAIAADQYRAVTAGFAAQRELTRQGLAGGPEGLLTALAAQVEGWTALYDASGAVVAAAPEWAGRRAARLTEEVRRLRERPAPASSVVAGPENPEIDDRVELHSLGTGRRPRAALAVGTASALGTAQRYAVHSAVALLTLTTERSGSLRAAEQRIGAAVLRMLLAGEPDHARAVAGDLYGGLLDAPFRIVVAETGAAPVARAQGDPNGDALGALAEVVESAAARSGEAVLVVPERERLVVLAADGGTAVAACCDHAAGLEAVRSGGGAHEPLVGADEGELVVGLSAPAGPIAASAAYKQAGQALSVARRRGRVLVEHEQMAAGSVVPLLADDAVRAFADGLLRPLYEHDATGRGDLVASVRAWLSRHGQWDAAAADLGVHRHTLRYRMRRVEEILARSLDDPDVRMELWLALKATSSD; from the coding sequence ATGCCACCGACGCTCGCCTCGCTCGTCCACCACTCCACGCTCAAACTGACCGTGCGTGCGGGTGAGGACAGCCTCGACGTGCCGGTCCGTTGGGCGCATGCCAGTGAGCTGGCCGACCCCGTGCCCTACATGGAGGGCGGGGAACTGCTGCTGATCACCGCCCTGAAGCTGGACGCGGAGGATCCGGCGGCGATGCGCCGCTATGTGAAACGCCTGGTGGGGGCGGGTGTCGTCGGGCTCGGCTTCGCCGTCGGCGTCCACTACGAGGACATTCCCGAGGCGCTCGTGGAGGCGGCGCGGGAGGAGGGGCTGCCGCTGCTGGAGGTGCCGCGCCGTACCCCCTTCCTCGCGATCAGCAAGGCCGTCTCCGCCGCCATCGCCGCCGACCAGTACCGCGCGGTGACCGCGGGGTTCGCGGCCCAGCGGGAGCTGACCAGACAGGGGCTGGCCGGCGGCCCCGAGGGGCTGCTGACCGCGCTCGCCGCCCAGGTGGAGGGCTGGACCGCGCTGTACGACGCCTCGGGCGCCGTGGTCGCCGCGGCGCCGGAGTGGGCGGGCAGGCGCGCGGCACGGCTCACGGAAGAGGTGCGGCGGCTGCGGGAGCGGCCCGCGCCCGCCTCGTCGGTGGTGGCCGGGCCGGAGAACCCGGAGATCGACGACCGGGTCGAACTGCACTCCCTCGGCACCGGCCGGCGCCCCCGGGCCGCGCTCGCCGTGGGCACGGCGAGCGCGCTCGGCACCGCCCAGCGGTACGCCGTCCACTCCGCCGTCGCGCTGCTCACCCTGACCACGGAACGCTCCGGCTCCCTGCGCGCGGCCGAACAGCGGATCGGCGCCGCCGTGCTGCGCATGCTGCTCGCCGGGGAGCCCGACCACGCCCGCGCGGTGGCCGGAGACCTGTACGGGGGCCTCCTGGACGCGCCCTTCCGGATCGTCGTGGCCGAGACGGGAGCGGCGCCCGTCGCCCGGGCCCAGGGCGACCCGAACGGCGACGCCCTCGGCGCCCTGGCGGAGGTCGTGGAATCGGCGGCCGCCCGCTCCGGCGAGGCGGTCCTGGTGGTGCCGGAGCGGGAGCGGCTGGTGGTGCTGGCCGCCGACGGCGGCACGGCGGTGGCCGCGTGCTGCGATCACGCGGCCGGCCTGGAGGCGGTGCGGAGCGGCGGGGGAGCCCATGAGCCCCTGGTCGGCGCCGACGAGGGCGAGCTGGTCGTGGGCCTGTCCGCACCGGCCGGCCCCATCGCCGCGTCCGCCGCCTACAAGCAGGCCGGACAGGCGCTGTCGGTGGCGCGGCGGCGGGGGCGGGTGCTGGTGGAGCACGAGCAGATGGCCGCCGGGTCCGTGGTGCCGCTGCTCGCCGACGACGCGGTCCGGGCGTTCGCCGACGGGCTGCTGCGGCCCCTCTACGAGCACGACGCGACCGGACGCGGCGACCTCGTCGCCTCGGTGCGTGCCTGGCTCTCCCGGCACGGGCAGTGGGACGCGGCGGCGGCCGACCTCGGCGTGCACCGCCACACCCTGCGCTACCGCATGCGCCGCGTCGAGGAGATCCTCGCCCGCTCCCTGGACGACCCGGACGTCCGCATGGAGCTGTGGCTGGCTCTGAAGGCGACCTCGTCCGACTGA
- a CDS encoding ATP-binding protein yields the protein MDGDGTQDARSTHAHPVPRPAGPPEVPAVPPRPARAPGVPPLPDGSAFLTWLRTPRPEALPGVWRFGHRPRPEEEPERIPGRQLLSGALIAFLVGWLIWSLLWNGYLGGWWLLPLYAMIPDSWAEPHSFGAVVAVYTYYLLIAGALMIGVGRLGRWGEVWSRYGPPAWRRTPPESGHPAAPEADPAAWPALRAAGAEDAAERLAADARAGLMRDVDHARITRAWQGVRTGRHSLATFTGAVLGHGAAACPHPSGARDLPARQARHDLVTGQVRLGTAADDTRNPYAYRGAGLALGPELLGTSLLAVGPAGSGKTGGVVRPLAESLCLHALTGRAAVVVVGAAGAGIGPADAYDVVVRIGNPDSAYDLDLYGGTTDPDEAAAVLAEALVGDLADPHPGSDSRRATTVLAQLLGPFHAVHGRFPSVPELRGLLDGSPGPLAALRQGLAETGQESLLRELDARERQMAHPGDVGGILADRVALLDRPAFATFFKSAATDGQSRPFSLKALDHPVRVRVDLPERGHADASRVLARLVLAQFTASVTVREDRSLFACLVLDDATGVITPEAVRGIQRLRSANAGAVLTLRTLDDVARPLRGPLLGTVGCRMALAGLTPWDGQDFAEVWGKEWTEARDVTDRQIIADSPAGKAWHAVRRAITGKAPTARAVTVRQVERERWSASELAHAMPAGHAVLSLTDVRGEHAPPLLVDLRG from the coding sequence ATGGACGGCGACGGGACCCAGGACGCTCGGAGCACGCATGCGCACCCCGTGCCACGCCCCGCGGGGCCGCCGGAGGTGCCCGCGGTGCCCCCGAGGCCGGCCAGGGCGCCGGGCGTGCCGCCGCTGCCGGACGGGTCGGCGTTCCTGACCTGGCTGCGCACGCCGCGGCCGGAGGCGCTGCCCGGGGTGTGGCGGTTCGGACACCGGCCGCGCCCGGAGGAGGAGCCGGAGCGGATCCCGGGGCGGCAGCTGCTGAGCGGGGCCCTGATCGCGTTCCTCGTGGGCTGGCTGATCTGGTCGCTGCTGTGGAACGGGTACCTCGGCGGCTGGTGGCTGCTGCCGCTCTACGCGATGATCCCCGACTCCTGGGCCGAGCCCCACAGCTTCGGCGCCGTCGTGGCCGTCTACACCTACTACCTGCTGATCGCGGGCGCCCTCATGATCGGCGTGGGGCGGCTCGGCCGCTGGGGTGAGGTCTGGAGCCGTTACGGGCCGCCCGCATGGCGCCGTACGCCCCCGGAGAGCGGGCACCCGGCCGCTCCCGAGGCCGACCCCGCCGCCTGGCCCGCCCTGCGCGCCGCGGGCGCCGAGGACGCCGCGGAGCGGCTCGCCGCCGACGCGCGCGCGGGGCTGATGCGGGACGTCGACCACGCCCGCATCACCCGCGCCTGGCAGGGCGTACGCACCGGCCGGCACTCCCTCGCCACCTTCACCGGCGCGGTGCTCGGCCACGGCGCCGCCGCCTGCCCGCACCCGTCCGGCGCGCGCGACCTGCCCGCCCGACAGGCCCGGCACGACCTGGTCACCGGGCAGGTGCGGCTCGGCACCGCCGCCGACGACACCCGCAACCCGTATGCCTACCGGGGCGCCGGCCTCGCGCTCGGCCCCGAACTGCTCGGCACCTCCCTGCTCGCGGTCGGACCGGCCGGCTCCGGCAAGACCGGCGGTGTCGTCCGGCCGCTCGCCGAATCGCTGTGCCTGCACGCGCTCACCGGGCGGGCCGCCGTGGTCGTCGTCGGCGCCGCGGGAGCGGGGATCGGCCCGGCCGACGCGTACGACGTCGTGGTGCGGATCGGCAACCCCGACTCCGCGTACGACCTCGACCTGTACGGCGGGACCACCGACCCCGACGAGGCCGCCGCGGTGCTCGCCGAGGCACTGGTCGGCGACCTGGCCGACCCGCACCCCGGCAGCGACAGCCGGCGCGCCACCACCGTCCTCGCCCAGCTCCTCGGCCCCTTCCACGCGGTGCACGGCCGTTTCCCCTCCGTCCCGGAACTGCGCGGGCTGCTCGACGGCTCGCCCGGCCCGCTGGCCGCGCTGCGCCAGGGCCTGGCGGAGACGGGACAGGAGTCGCTGCTGCGCGAACTCGACGCCCGGGAACGGCAGATGGCGCACCCGGGCGATGTGGGCGGGATCCTCGCCGACCGGGTGGCGCTGCTGGACCGGCCGGCCTTCGCCACGTTCTTCAAGAGCGCGGCCACCGACGGGCAAAGCCGGCCGTTCAGCCTCAAGGCGCTGGACCACCCGGTGCGGGTCCGGGTCGACCTGCCCGAGCGGGGCCACGCCGACGCCTCGCGGGTGCTGGCACGGCTGGTGCTGGCGCAGTTCACGGCGAGCGTGACGGTACGGGAGGACAGGTCGCTGTTCGCCTGCCTGGTGCTGGACGACGCGACCGGCGTGATCACCCCCGAGGCCGTGCGCGGCATCCAGCGGCTGCGGTCGGCCAACGCCGGGGCGGTGCTCACCCTGCGCACCCTGGACGACGTGGCGAGGCCGCTGCGCGGACCGCTGCTCGGGACCGTCGGATGCCGGATGGCACTGGCCGGGCTCACCCCGTGGGACGGGCAGGACTTCGCCGAGGTGTGGGGCAAGGAGTGGACCGAGGCGCGGGACGTCACCGACCGGCAGATCATCGCGGACAGTCCTGCGGGCAAGGCCTGGCACGCGGTGCGGCGGGCCATCACCGGCAAGGCGCCGACCGCGCGGGCCGTCACCGTGCGGCAGGTCGAGCGGGAGCGGTGGTCCGCGTCGGAACTGGCGCACGCGATGCCGGCGGGGCACGCGGTGCTCTCCCTGACCGACGTCAGGGGCGAGCACGCGCCACCGCTGCTGGTGGACCTGCGGGGCTGA